A genomic region of Longimicrobium sp. contains the following coding sequences:
- a CDS encoding ABC transporter ATP-binding protein → MDAIRTRGLSRRLGPGFAVRDVSLTVPPGAVYGLLGPNGAGKTTTIRLILDLLRPDAGQVEVMGVDARRDPAEARARVGYVPERPAVPDWMRVGRALRHHAAFYPGWDAAYASALLERLGLSPDRPVRHLSKGEAERLALLLALAHRPPLLVLDEPTGGLDPLARREITELLLEHVADTGAAVFVSSHLVHELERFADRVGVMNGGRLLAEMPLEEFRGSIKRLRVGAGPRPEPPGLPFALLSREPRGREEVWAVRGWEPAMAGALAACGVELKEVVDLDLEESYVELLRDRGGKEASHAA, encoded by the coding sequence ATGGACGCCATCCGCACCCGCGGGCTCTCGCGGCGGCTGGGCCCCGGCTTCGCCGTGCGCGATGTCTCGCTCACCGTCCCCCCGGGCGCCGTCTACGGGTTGCTGGGGCCCAACGGCGCCGGGAAGACCACCACCATCCGGCTGATCCTGGACCTGCTGCGCCCCGACGCCGGCCAGGTGGAGGTGATGGGCGTCGACGCCCGGCGCGACCCGGCCGAGGCGCGCGCCCGGGTCGGCTACGTCCCCGAGCGACCGGCGGTGCCCGACTGGATGCGCGTGGGGAGGGCGCTCCGGCACCACGCGGCGTTCTACCCGGGGTGGGACGCGGCGTACGCCAGCGCCCTCCTCGAGCGGCTGGGGCTCAGCCCCGACCGGCCGGTGCGCCACCTCAGCAAGGGCGAGGCGGAGCGGCTCGCGCTCCTGCTGGCGCTGGCCCACCGGCCGCCGCTGCTGGTGCTGGACGAGCCCACCGGCGGGCTGGACCCGCTGGCCCGGCGCGAGATCACCGAGCTGCTCCTGGAGCACGTGGCCGACACCGGCGCCGCCGTGTTCGTCTCCAGCCACCTGGTGCACGAGCTGGAGCGGTTCGCCGACCGCGTGGGGGTGATGAACGGCGGGCGGCTGCTGGCCGAGATGCCGCTCGAGGAGTTCCGCGGCTCCATCAAGCGCCTGCGCGTGGGCGCGGGGCCGCGCCCCGAGCCTCCCGGGCTCCCCTTCGCGCTGCTGTCGCGCGAGCCGCGCGGGCGCGAGGAGGTGTGGGCGGTGCGCGGCTGGGAGCCCGCCATGGCCGGGGCGCTGGCCGCGTGCGGGGTGGAGCTGAAGGAGGTGGTGGACCTGGACCTGGAAGAGAGCTACGTGGAGCTCTTGCGCGACCGCGGCGGAAAGGAGGCCTCCCATGCTGCGTGA
- a CDS encoding amidohydrolase has protein sequence MKHALSALLLVAAAAGCAQQQRARPASEPAPRSEARVPPGRLPPADPFPSTYRPLPSQPTLIRGGTVMTAAGQIIPGGQVLLVDGKVQAVGATVDAPADAVVVDATGKFVTPGIIDTHSHLGVYASPGVEALSDGNEATNPNTAEVWAEHSVWPQDPGFTRALEGGITTLQILPGSANLFGGRSVTVHNVPARTVQQMKFPGAPYGLKMACGENPKRVYGNRNGPSTRMGNVAGYRAAWIKAREYQDKWDRWEAGGRQARDTPTRDLELETLAGVLRGEILVHNHCYRADEMAQMIDIAREFGYRIRSFHHGVEAYKIRDLLARDSISGSLWADWWGFKMEALDFTKANIAMVHQAGARAIVHSDDPTGIQKLNQEAAKAIQAGRAAGIQVSENDALRWLTANPAWALGIDRWVGTLEPGKNADVVIWSANPFSVYARVDRVYIDGALMFDRFDPRRQPKTDFEVGLFPAEASQ, from the coding sequence ATGAAGCACGCGCTGTCGGCGCTGCTGCTGGTGGCCGCCGCGGCGGGGTGCGCGCAGCAGCAGCGGGCCCGGCCGGCGTCGGAGCCGGCCCCCCGGTCTGAAGCGCGGGTCCCGCCCGGCCGCCTGCCGCCGGCCGACCCCTTCCCCTCCACCTACCGCCCCCTCCCCTCGCAGCCCACGCTGATCCGCGGCGGCACGGTGATGACCGCGGCGGGGCAGATCATCCCGGGCGGCCAGGTGCTGCTGGTGGACGGCAAGGTCCAGGCGGTGGGCGCCACGGTCGACGCCCCCGCGGACGCGGTGGTGGTGGACGCCACGGGGAAGTTCGTGACCCCGGGGATCATCGACACCCACTCGCACCTGGGCGTCTACGCGAGCCCCGGGGTGGAGGCGCTCTCCGACGGCAACGAGGCCACCAACCCCAACACGGCCGAGGTGTGGGCCGAGCACTCGGTGTGGCCGCAGGACCCCGGCTTCACGCGGGCGCTGGAAGGGGGGATCACCACGCTGCAGATCCTCCCCGGCTCGGCCAACCTGTTCGGCGGGCGGAGCGTGACGGTGCACAACGTCCCCGCGCGCACGGTGCAGCAGATGAAGTTCCCCGGGGCGCCGTACGGGCTGAAGATGGCGTGCGGCGAGAACCCCAAGCGCGTCTACGGCAACCGGAACGGCCCGTCCACGCGCATGGGGAACGTGGCGGGGTACCGCGCGGCGTGGATCAAGGCGCGCGAGTACCAGGACAAGTGGGACCGCTGGGAGGCGGGCGGGCGCCAGGCGCGCGACACGCCCACGCGCGACCTGGAGCTGGAGACGCTGGCCGGGGTGCTGCGCGGCGAGATCCTGGTGCACAACCACTGCTACCGCGCCGACGAGATGGCGCAGATGATCGACATCGCCCGCGAGTTCGGCTACCGCATCCGCTCGTTCCACCACGGGGTGGAGGCGTACAAGATCCGCGACCTGCTGGCGCGGGACTCGATCAGCGGCTCGCTGTGGGCCGACTGGTGGGGGTTCAAGATGGAGGCGCTCGACTTCACCAAGGCCAACATCGCCATGGTGCACCAGGCGGGGGCGCGCGCCATCGTGCACTCCGACGACCCCACGGGGATCCAGAAGCTGAACCAGGAGGCGGCCAAGGCGATCCAGGCCGGCCGCGCGGCGGGGATCCAGGTCAGCGAGAACGACGCGCTGCGCTGGCTGACGGCCAACCCGGCGTGGGCGCTGGGGATCGACCGCTGGGTGGGCACCCTGGAGCCGGGGAAGAACGCCGACGTGGTGATCTGGTCGGCCAACCCCTTCAGCGTGTACGCGCGGGTGGACCGCGTGTACATCGACGGCGCGCTGATGTTCGACCGCTTCGACCCGCGCCGCCAGCCCAAGACCGACTTCGAGGTGGGGCTCTTCCCCGCGGAGGCCAGCCAATGA
- a CDS encoding GntR family transcriptional regulator — MLFTIEASSPVPIYAQIVGQVRAALAGGELQAGDPLPSVRQLASELRVNPNTVAQAYRELEREGLTYVQRGQGTFVAEMAPERRQGERARVARELAERMLAEAFRLGLSPAEVRSAVEACLAALPGSTARAAAAAGD, encoded by the coding sequence ATGCTCTTCACCATCGAAGCTTCCTCGCCGGTCCCGATCTACGCGCAGATCGTGGGGCAGGTGCGCGCGGCCCTGGCCGGCGGCGAGCTGCAGGCGGGCGACCCGCTCCCCTCGGTGCGGCAGCTCGCCTCGGAGCTGCGGGTGAACCCCAACACGGTGGCGCAGGCGTACCGCGAGCTGGAGCGCGAGGGGCTCACCTACGTGCAGCGCGGGCAGGGCACCTTCGTGGCCGAGATGGCCCCCGAGCGGCGGCAGGGCGAGCGGGCGCGCGTGGCCCGGGAGCTCGCGGAGCGCATGCTGGCCGAGGCGTTCCGGCTGGGGCTCTCCCCCGCCGAGGTTCGCAGCGCCGTGGAGGCGTGCCTGGCCGCCCTCCCCGGCTCGACCGCCCGCGCGGCGGCGGCGGCCGGAGACTGA